In bacterium, the genomic stretch GAACGGCGGGAACGATAGCGGGGGCAACGGCGGAAAAGGCGGTAACGGCGGCGACGGCGGTGATGCGGGTAATTCGATGAGCGGGGGGAACGGCGGCGACGGCGGCAGCGGTGGCAGCGGTGGCGATGGTGCGGTCGGACCCAACGGCGGTGCGGGCGGCGCGGGCGGTGCGGGCGGCAACGGCGGCTCGTGCGTCGGTGGTGGATGCACGGCCGGCAACGGCGGCAACGGAGGCAGAGGCGGCAACGGCGGGATGGGCGGATCCGGCGGAAGCAATGGCGCGGGCGGCGCCGGCGGGAATGGTGGGAGCGGAGGCGGCTGCATCGGGGATGGGTGCAGCGCCGGCGACGGTGGCAACGGTGGACTCGGAGGCAGCGCGGGAACGGCATCCGGCGGATCGATCGGCGCCAACGGCCAGAATGGCCGGAACGGCCAGAACGGCAGCCTCGGGTCCGGCGGAAACGGCGGGGCAGGTGGAGCGGGCGGGAACGGCGGCAGCACACCGGGCGCTTCCGCCGCCTCAGGCGGCGTGTCGGGGCCGAACGGTCTGGGGGGTCGTGGCGGCGGGTGCGCGGGAGACGGGTGTTCGCCCGGACGCAACGGTCACTGATCTCTGGTGTGGACGACCGATCGCTCGCTACGCGGGGCTGAAGAAGTCGCTCGTGGTCGTGGTGAAACGGACGCGTCGATACCCCGCCAGCGTAACGGTCGCGACGGTGAGACGTCCCCCAACGAGTTGGTGAAGATCGGGTTCGCCCTGTCTCGCCCGTGCGAAGCGGGCGACGCCGAGCGTGATCGAGCCCAGCAGTTTCGCCAGGGCGACGCCGTCGACGAGGCTCATCTGGCGGAGCGGAACCAGATATTCGAGGCGTGCGACGATCTCCGCAGTCTTCGCGTCAAGCAGGGAGAGGTCCACCGCGGGATCGATCCCCTTGAACAACCGGGTGATCGCGTGGCCCTGACCGCGCCAATGATAGTTCGGCGCATCGGTGGTGGAGAGTAGGCGCCGCTCGCCAGCCGGCCACGCTGCTTCGTAGATCCTCCCCACACCGTCGGGGCCGTACCCGCCGATCAGAAACCCCACGGGCTCCGCGTCCGGCGCCTGGTCGGAGGCGGCCGCCCCGTCTTCGCGCCCGAGCGAGGCGAGAAACCCGTCGACGATCGTCGTGACATCGCGCGAGGCTTCTGGGGCCAGGCGCGCGGCATATCGCGCTGCGAGTGCGGCGATCGTATCCCCGCGCAGATGACTTCGGCCGTGCGTCACCGCGGCCGTCTGAGGGCCGAGCGGAAAGATCTTGCGTGCGGAATCCGTCAGAACGTCGATCGCGCGGTGGTCGCCCGTCTGCCGCCACCGCGTCGTCCGGCCGTCCGCGGCCAGCACGATCCCTTCGGAGAGCGAGATCGCGATTGCGATCGTCATGCCGAGCGCCTCCTTACCGCCATTTCGCTGTCGGTTCAAGGAATTCTGGCTGCGGGCCAGAATCCTTGTCTGCCGTAACGGGCAACGCGTGGCGCGTCAACCGGTCGCCGTAGGAGACGTCGTATCGTCCCAGGGTCCATGATGAAGACAGGTGCGTCACGGATCGTGTGGCTTGCAATCGCGCTGGGCCTCGTGTGTGTGTGGGGTGACGGTCCGGCCGGCGCCCAGGCGTTCTCCGACCGCGCCGCGCCGGCGTGGGTCTCCGGCGTCGTGGACGGCTTGGTCCACCACGGCGTCGTGGCTGGGCCGGCGCTCGATCCGCTGGTCGCGCCGCTCGTCCAAGACGGCGGCAAGGACGTGACTCGCGGGGAAGTCGCCGCCTGGCTCGCCCGGGCGCTGCCCGAGCTCGTGGCGCGGCTGCAGGTCCCCAGTCCGTCGGCCGGGGTCCGCCGAAGCGATCTTGCCGCGGTGCAGCGGCTGGTGCACGAATTCGAGGCGGAGCTTGCCTCGCTCGACGTCCTGAGCGAGGTGTTGCAGCGTCAGGTCGCCCAACTCGGGACCGAGGTGAGACAGGTCAAGGTCAGCGGCGACACCCGCGTCCGCTACGAACTCAGCCGCATTGCGCTCAACAACCCCGGTCGGGGGCCGATCGCGTCGTCGTCAGCGGAACCCCTCCTGAACTTCGCCAGTATGCGCGCTCGGGTGGAGTTCGACGGCGGTCTGACGGACGATGCCCGATTCCGGCTGCGCCTGACGACGTTCAATCAGGTCGGGACGACGGACGGAACATTCAGCGTCGTGAACGCGGCGCCGGCCGGGCAGTTCAACACCATGTTTATCCCGTTCAACAGCGGGCTGACGGACGCGATGGCCCAGATCAACATGTTTCAGTTCGATTGGGGCGGCGCGTTCGGTCTGCCGCTTGAGATTCAGATTGGTCATCTCGGCGGCGACACGTGGTTGCCGCGCAACGGCGATCCGTTGTACCCGATGTCGCCGCCCCCAGGCCAGACGACGGTGTTGCAGCTCGGCCCGGTCGGGCTGCTGCTCGACACGGCGAAAGACGTCGTTGGCGAGCGGAGTCTCGGGACGTACGGGGTCGATGCCCTCGTGGCGACCTACCACCCCGAGGGCATGCAGGCGCAGGTGCTCCTCGGCGGGGTCGGGGGTGTCACGTTCATCGGCGGTCGCGCGCAGGCGGCGCTGACGCCAGACGTGACGGTTGGCGTGAACACGCTCACGGACACGTGTGACCCCGGTGGGGGCGTGAACAACGCCGAGCTCGTCTCCGACCTGACACTCCTGGGCGCGGGAAAGGGCGTTGCCCAGTGTTCGTTCGTCTGGTGGGGCGCGCAGAACGGCTGGGTCAACGCCGCGAACGCGGGGACCACGAGTCCGATCACGAACATTCCCGGCACCGGCTACAGCGCCGACCTGAACGCGGCGCTCGGACGGGACGTGCGCCTGCAGGCCGAGCTGGGATGGTGGTACGATCCCACCGCCCAGACGACGGGCATGGGCTGGCAAGCCCAGGCGGTCGTGGGGAATCCCGACGGGCGCGCCCCGATAGTGGTCCTCGGCTATCAGTCGTTCGACTCCGCGTTCTACCCAGCGTACGGGGCGGCAGAGGATGCCGTCGTCGGATTCATCTGGCCCGGCGGGTTTCGGAACGCCTTCGGCATCGTGGAGTTCCCCCCGGTCGCCGGCTGGACGTTCGCCGCGGGATACGAAAGCGGCACATCGCTCGGCACCGGTCCGCAGCCGGGGGCGGCCGGGTTCGGCGGGCCGGCGTTCGCCAACGCCGTGTGCGAAAGTTGCGCCCCGAAGGGGCAGTCGTTCTCGGGCTGGCTCGTGTCGGCGGGGCACGTCCTCGGCCAGGACGCCACGCTTCGCCTGTACTACTTCTCATGGCAGTTCAACGGCGTGTCGCAGGCCGACTCGTACCGCCTGGAGCTGGATTACCGGTTCTGATCCGGTTCGGCGATTCCGCGACGCTGGGAGTGTCGCCCGGGCGCGTCGAAGCAACTAGCCTCGGGAGGTGACCGCCGTTGTCGCCACAGACCAAGTCGTACGGCTCCTGGACGTCCCCGATCACCGCCGATCTGATCGTTTCCGGTACCATCGGTCTGGACCAGGTCGTCTTGGACGGCGACGACGCGTACTGGATCGAGGCGCGCCCTTCGGAGGGCGGACGGCATGTCGTGGTGCACCGTACGCCGGACGGGCGTGTCGTGGACGTCACGCCGGCCGGCATGAACGCGCGCACGCGCGTGCACGAGTACGGTGGCGGCGCGTACACGGTCCACCGTGGCGTGGTGTACTTCTCCAACTTCGTCGACCAGCGCCTCTTCCGGCAGGACCCGGGCGCACCGCCCCGGCCGCTCAGTCCCGCCGCGGACATGCGGTACGCCGATGCGGTGATTGACGCTCGTCGCGAACGGTTGGTGTGCGTGCGCGAGGACCACACGACCACGGCGTCTGAGGCCGTGAACACCCTCGTCAGTCTGCCCTGGAACGGCGACGACCGCACCGGCGGACGGATCCTCGTCGAAGGCAACGACTTCTACTCGTCGCCGCGCCTCAGCCCGGACGGCTCGCGCCTGGCATGGCTGACGTGGAACCATCCAAACATGCCGTGGGACGGGACCGAGTTGTGGGTCGCGGACCTCGCGGCCGACGGTGCGGTCGCGCGGAGCACGCGCGTCGCGGGCGGCGCAGCGGAGTCGGTGTTTCAACCGGAATGGGCGCCGGACGGCACGCTGTTCTTCGTGTCGGACCGCACCGGTTGGTGGAACCTCTACCGCGGGGGCGACGGACGGAACGATCCCGTGTGTCCGATGGCGGCCGAATTCGGCGTCCCGCAGTGGGTCTTCGGCATGTCCCAGTACGCGCTCAGGCCGGACGGCCGGCTGATCTGCGCGTACCGCGCGCCCGGGGGCGGCGGGCTCGGCGTGCTCGATCCGGCCACGGGTCGGATGGCCCCGGTCGAGATGCCGTACCGAGGCGCCGAGAACGTCCGGTGCGGAAAACGTCACGCGGTCTTCATCGCGGGAAGTCCCGTCGCGTTCCGCGCGGTGGTGCGCCTGGACCTCGACACCGGCCGGACGGAGGTGTTGCGCCGCTCCGCGGAGAGCGAGCCGGATCCGACGTACCTGTCCCAGCCGGAGGCCATCGAGTTCCCGACCGAGGGCGGCCATACCGCGTACGGATACTACTACGCCCCCCGCAACCCCGACTTCGCCGGCCCCGCGGACGCACGTCCGCCGCTCCTGGTCACGAGCCACGGAGGGCCGACGGGTGCCGCATCTCCGACGCTGAACCTGTTGGTCCAGTACTGGACGAGCCGCGGGTTCGGATACCTCGACGTGAACTACGGCGGCAGCACGGGGTACGGGCGTGCGTATCGCGAGCGGCTGTACGGGCAGTGGGGCGTTGTGGACGTGGACGACTGCGCGAACGGCGCCAGGTACCTCGTCCAGCAAGACCGCGTGGACGGCCGCCGCCTCGTGATCCGCGGCGGCAGCGCCGGCGGCTATACGACGTTGTGCGCGCTCGTGTTTCGCGACGCGTTCCAGGCCGGCGCGAGCCACTTTGGCATCGCCGACCTCGAGGTCTTCCGGCAGGACACGCACAAGTTCGAGTCCCGCTACGACCAACACCTGATCGGTCCCTACCCGCAGCGCCGCGATCTGTATCGCGCGCGCTCGCCGATCCACTTCCTCGACCGGCTCGCGCGGCCGTTGATCCTGTTCCAGGGGCTCGAGGACAAGGTCGTTCCGCCGAACCAGGCCGAGATGATGTTCGAGGCGGTGCGCGCGAAGGGACTGCCCGTCGCCTACCTGGCCTATCCCGGGGAGCAGCACGGATTCCGGCGGGCGGAAAACATCAAACGCACCCTCGAGGCGGAATTGTACTTCCATGCCCGAGTGTTCGGATTCCCGCTCGCGGACGCCGTGGACCCGGTGCGGATCGAGAACCTCCCCGGCTGACGGGAGGCGCACGCTCTTCGCCGTTCCTTAACCGAACGACAACGGACGAACGCAGGTATCCGGCAACGGACCCATCGAACAGAGACGCACAGCAGGAGGAGCGGTGGCGAGCGAGGGCATTCGCGGACGGCGGTGGCGGGGAGGGCCCGTGGTTGGCGTGGCGCATCGGGGCGCGGCGCGGTACGCTCCCGAGAACACGCTCCCGGCGTTCCGGCTGGCGCTCGACGAAGGCGCGGCCGCAGTGGAGTGCGACGTTCAGCTGACCCAGGACGGACACGTGGTCGTGATCCACGACCAGATCGTCGATCGCACGACGGACGGGAGCGGCGCGGTCGCCTCGTTGACTCTCGAGGCGCTGCGGCGGTTGGACGCAGGACGGTGGTTGGGCCCGGCGTTCGCCGGGACCACGATTCCCACACTCGATGAGGTGCTGGACCTCGTCCGCGGGCGCGCGCTGCTGCAGATCGAGATCAAGAATGCGCCCGTATTTTACGATGGGATCGAGCGTCGAGTGCTCGACGGGATCCGGCGGAGGGGGATGGAGGAGGACGTGCTGCTGATGTCCTTCGACCACCAGAGCGTGCGGATCGCGCGGGACCTCTCCCCCCGCAGCCCTTGCGGGATCATCTATGCGGCGCGGCTGGTGGACGCTCCGGCGGCCGCACACGCCGCAGGGGCGGACGCGCTGTGCCTCCACTGGACGTTTGCGACCGAGGACGTCGTGGCCGGGGCGCATCGGGCGGGGCTGCGAGTGTTCGTCTGGACGGTCGATGACGAGCCCGCGGCGCGCCGCTGCCTGGCGCTCGGCGTGGACGGCATCACCTCGAACGACCCCCGGTTGCTTCGGCGGGTGCTGCCGGCGTGACGACGGCGCGGATCGGCGCCGCATGAGATCCGCGCGCGCGTTGGTCCAGGCGCTCGTGTACCTCGTGCCGTCGTTTGCCGTGTTCACGCTGTTCGTCTTCTACCCGCTGGTCCGCAACGCCCAGATGAGCCTCTACGAGACGAACCCGTTCGGCGGGCTGACCCTGTTCGTCGGCACCGGCAACTACGCGCAACTGCTCGCTTCGCCCGAGTTCCTCAACAGCCTCCGCGTGACGTTTTTGTTTGCGCTGTACACCGTCCCCGCAGGGATCGCGATCGGCCTGCCGCTGGCGTTGCTGGCCAACCGGCGGATTCGAGCGATCGGCGTATACCGGACTGCCTACTCGTTCACGATCGCGGTGAGCATCGCGGCCGCGGCGCTGATCTGGGAGTGGATGCTGGACCCGAACGTCGGCATCTTGAACTATCTGCTGTCGGTCGTGCACGGGCCCCGCATCGGGTGGTTGACCGACCCCCACTGGGCGCTGCTCGCCATTGCCGCGACCACCGTCTGGAAGGACCTGGGGTTCAACGTCGTTGTGTTGCTCGCCGCGCTGCAGGGTGTCCCCGACGAGCTGATCGAAGCCGCGCGCATCGACGGCGCGGGGCAGTGGGCGGCCTTCCGCAACGTAGTCATCCCGGCGATCTCGCCGGCGTTGTTCTTCATCGGCGTCGTCGCCACGCTCGGTGTGCTGCAGTCGTTCGGGCAGATCCACATCCTGACGCAGGGTGGGCCGGTCGGCTCCACCAACGTCATCGTCTACTCGATCTACCGCAACGCCTTCTTCAACTTCCGGTTCGGGCTCGCGGCCGCGCAAGCGATGGTGCTGTTCGCGCTCGTGCTCATCCTGACGGGCCTGCAGTTTACGGTGTTCGAACGGTGGGTGACGTACCAGTGACACCTGCGTCTGCCGCGTCGGCGGCGGCCCGCGCGGACCGGGTGCTCCCGCGGCGCGCGGCCGCCCGGACCCTGAGGCGCGCGGCGTCGCGCATCGGCCTGGACGTGTTGATGGTCGCCGTCGCGCTCGTCGTGTTGTTTCCGGTGCTGTTCGCGCTCTCGACCAGCTTGAAGACCGCCGCGGAGGTCGATCGGTATCCGCCGACGCTGTGGCCGCACGTGCTGAGCCCGGGCAACTACGCGGAGGCACTCCAGCAGGCCCCGTTGCCGCGGTTCCTATTGAACTCGTTGATCCAGTCCGGCGTGATCACGCTCGGGCAACTGGCGACCGCGTCGCTTGCGGCGTTTGCGTTCAGCTTCATGCAGTTCCCGGGACGCCAGGTCCTGTTCTTTCTGTTTCTCGCCACCCTGATGATCCCCGGCGAGGTCACGCTGATCCCGAACTACCTCACGGTGCGGACATTCGGGTGGATCAACACCTACGCGGGGTTGGTCACGCCGTACCTGGCGACCGCGTTCGGCACGTTCCTGTTGCGCCAGTTCTTCATGACGATCCCGCGCGAGCTGCAGGACGCCGCGCGCATCGACGGCGCGTCGCGGCGCCGGTTCCTGTGGACGATCGTACTCCCGCTGGCGCGCCCGGCGCTCGCGACGCTCTCGATCTACGCGTTCTTGTCGGCGTGGAACCAGTACCTGTGGCCGCTCCTCGTGATCAACTCCACGGATATGCGGACCGCCCAGATCGGCCTCGCGCTGCTGCAGTCCCAGGAGGTGGTGGCGTGGAGCCTGGTCATGGCCGGGGTGGTGCTGATTCTCGTGCCGACGGTGTTCCTGTTCATCCTGGGATACCGCCACGTGGTCCGCGGGCTGACCGCCGGGGCGGTGAAAGGATAGCGCGCCCCCGCGCCTCGGCAGGCCGGAGGCGAACGACAGACCAGGCATGCGCGTACTCAATACCGGGAGGTGGCATCATGGGGAGACGGGTCACACGGCGGACGTTCTTGAAGGCTGCAGGCACGGTGGCGCTCGGCGCGGCGGCGGCCGGCACGCCCGTGCGGCGGGCGTGGGGTCAGACCCCGACGCGCATCGTGTTCTGGCACGCGATGGGCGGCAACCTGGGCGAGACCGTGGTGAACGCGTTCGTGAACAAGTTCAACGCCGCGCGCAAAGACATCCAGGTCGAAGCGCAGTTCCAGGGCAGCTACGATGACCTGATCAACAAGCTGCGCGCGTCGCTCGGGTCGTCCTCGGTGCCGGCGGTGAGCCAGGTCTACGACATCGGGACGCGGTTCATGATCGACAGCAAGGCGATCGTGCCGATGCAGACGTTCATCGACCGTGAGAAGTTCGACATCAGCCAGTACGAACCCAACATCCTCTCGTACTATCGGGTCGGCACGCGGCTCTACTCGATGCCGTTCAACACCTCGTCCGCGATCCTCTACTATAACAAGGACCTGTTCAAGCAGGCGGGCCTCGATCCCAACCAGCCGCCGCGCACGTTTGAGGAGATCGAAGCGTACGCCACGAAACTGGTGCAAAGCAACGCCACACGCTCGGGCATCACGATCGCGATCTATGGATGGTTCTTCGAACAACTCCTTGCCCGCCAGGGCGCGCTGTACGTGAACAACAACAACGGGCGGACCGCCGCCGCGACCGCGGTCGTCTACGATCACGAGGAGCAGGGGACCCGCATCCTGGAGTGGTGGGCTCGAATGGTCAAGAACGGGGTCGCGACGAACCCCGGGCGCCCGACGGCAGCAAGCCAACGCGCGTTCGCGGCTGGCCAGACGGCGATGACCGTGGACTCGACCGCCACCCTCAAGAGCCTCCTCACGCAGTCCGGCGGACGGTTCCAACTCGGGACCGGCTACTTCCCCAAGCCCCCCGCCGCCACGAACGGCGGCAGCATCGTCGGCGGGGCATCCGCCTGGATTCTCAACGGGCGTCCACCGGCGGAGCAGCAGGCGGCGTGGGAGTTCGTGAAGTTCATCTCGGCGCCCCCGCAGCAGGCGGCGTGGTACGTCGGGACCGGCTACTTCCCGATTCGGCGGGACGCGTATCGCGAGCCGATTGCCCGGCAGACGCTCGCCCAGTACCCGCAGTTCCTCACCGCGATCAGCGAGTTGCGGAGCAGCCCGATCAACCCGGCGACCCAAGGCGCGTTGCTCGGCGTGTTCCCCGAGGCGCGCCAGAAGTCCGAGGACGCCATCGAGGCGACCGTGCTCGGCCGCAAGTCGCCGCAGCAGGCGCTGGCGGATGCCGCGCGCGACGTGAACCAGGCGATCGCCGTGTACAACCGCACGATGGGGGTGAGTTAGCGCGCGGCGCGTGCGTCGCGGCGATCAGACAGTCAGAAACGCTCGGGTCGTGGAACCGGCGGACCGGCCGGCCCGTGGGATCGTGTTCGAGCCGCGCCGGACCGCCCGCCCGCAGCACCATGATGACGCGGTCGGGAAGCGCGTCGGCGAACCAACGCGCGGGCGGGTCGTTCCGTGAATGAGCGGCGCCCCGCACTACTCCCGGGGCATCCCGGAACGTCGGAGGTCGATCGGTGACTCGTCGCCCAAACCCGTTTGCGCTGCCGGGACGATGGTATCGCGGGATGTTCCACTGTCACACGACGAACTCGGACGGCGCGCGGTCGGTCGAGGACACGGTCAGTTGGTTCGCAGACCGCGAGTACGATGTGTTGGCGATCACCGATCACAATCAGTTGACATGCGCGCATCCCCCGGCCGGCGGCCGGCTCCTGCTCGTGCCAGGCACCGAGGTGGACGCCGGGCGGTCCCGGCTCGGCGAGCCCTATCACCTCGTCGGAATCGGGGTGGACGCGATGATCGACCTGCCGCACGACGCGGCGTCGCGCCACGGTCTGCCGGTGCAGGAGGTTATCGACCGGCTCCGCCGCGCGGGCGCCGTTGTCTTCGTGGCGCACCCGTACTGGAGCGGTCTCGTCGTCGACGATCTGCTCCCGCTCCAGGGCGTCGCCGGGCTCGAGGTCTACAATACGAACACGGAGGTGGACGTCGCGAAGGGCGTTAGCGGCGTGCACTGGGACGACTGTCTGTGCGCACAGAAGCCGCTCGTGGGCATCGCGAACGACGACACGCACTGGCGGATGGGTGACGCCGGCCGCGCGTGGACGATGCTGCGGGCGGAGAGCCTCTCACAGGCCGCGGTCGTCCGCGCGCTCGCCGAGGGCGCGTTCTACGCGTCCACCGGTGCCGTGCTGGAGAACGTCGTGTTCGACGGCGAAGCCGTGACGGTCCGAGTCGGGGCGCCGGGCGCGCGGGAGATCCGGTTCATCTGCGACCTCCGCTGGGGACACCGCGAGGCGGCGGTCGGGATGCCGCTGCGGGAGGCGACGTTCACGCTTCGCGGGCGGGAGCGGTACCTGCGCGTGGAGGTCATCGGTCCCGCGGGCGAGCGGGCCTGGACGAACCCGTTGTTTGTGGGACGGTAGGATCTCTCACTCGACGAGCGGTGACCGCCCCTCGTCGAACAGGCTCCCCGACACTACTTCACGCGCCGCGCGTTACGGTGATGAGGCGACGCCCCGGCGTCGGCACGCTAGCGCGCGCACCGCTGGGCGGCGTCGAGCGCGCGCACGAACCGTTCGGTGATCGTTTCGGGCATCGTGATCGCGCGGCCCACCACGACCGCCCACGCGCCTGCGTTCAGCGCCGCGGCGGCGTCTTCGGGTGTCGTGATGCGTCCCTCCGCGACGACGGGCACCGCGACCGCCGCGGCGAGCGCCCGTACCAGGTCGAGGTCGGGGCCAGCCGCGTGGCGGCTATGTGGCGTGTAGCCGGCCATGGTCGTCGCGACGGCATCGGCGCCGCGCGACGCGGCCGCGAGTCCCTCCTCGAGCGTGGAGACGTCGGCCAGCACCGGTACCCGGCACTCGGCGTGGATCCGATCGATGAGGGCAGCGAGCGGGTCCGCGCCGGCGTCGCCCTCGCGCTCCGTGGTGGCCTGCACGGCCACGATGTCGGCGCCGGCGCCGGCGACGGCACGGGCTTCTTCGAGTGTCGGCGTGATGTACACCGGCGCGCGGTCTCGGATCTTGTACAGGCCGATGATCGGCACGTCGACGGCCGCGCGAACCGCGGCGACGTCGTCCGGGCCGTCGATCCGGACACCCGCTGCCCCGCCGCGCACGGCGCACCGGGCAAGCGCGGCGATGATCGCCGGATCACGAAGCGGGCTGTCCGGAAGCGCCTGGCAGGAGACGATCAGCCGTCCGCGGAGCCGATCGAGACACTCGGCGCTCATGGCGTGCGCTCGGCGGTGCGCATCTGCCACGTCGCCGCGAGGAGCGCCAAGCGCTCTGGGGTGTGCGTCACCCCCGCTGAACGCAGGGCCAGCAGCAGCGCGCCCGCCGCGGGTTCGTACCTCGGCGGCACGAGCACTGCGCCCGGGGCTGCGGGGGCGAGCGCCAGGCGCAGCGGCTTGAACACGATGGGGCCGGCGTCGAACACCCCCCCGACCGGCGCGACCGGCGTGGCTCCCTCGGGCCATGTCAACCGGCGGATGACTGCCGCGACGAGATCGGCGAGTGAGGCGGCCGCGCGCTCGACGAGTCGGCGGGCGACCACGTCGCCGGCGGTCGCGGCGGCGGTGACGACGCGCGACAGGCTCGCGACCTGAGCCCGATCCATCCGGCCTTCGTAGAACGCCATCGGGATCGCCTCGACGGCCATCCCGATCGCGGGCGGGATTCGGTCGACGAGGACCGTTTCTGG encodes the following:
- a CDS encoding PE family protein, with protein sequence NGGNDSGGNGGKGGNGGDGGDAGNSMSGGNGGDGGSGGSGGDGAVGPNGGAGGAGGAGGNGGSCVGGGCTAGNGGNGGRGGNGGMGGSGGSNGAGGAGGNGGSGGGCIGDGCSAGDGGNGGLGGSAGTASGGSIGANGQNGRNGQNGSLGSGGNGGAGGAGGNGGSTPGASAASGGVSGPNGLGGRGGGCAGDGCSPGRNGH
- a CDS encoding S9 family peptidase, giving the protein MSPQTKSYGSWTSPITADLIVSGTIGLDQVVLDGDDAYWIEARPSEGGRHVVVHRTPDGRVVDVTPAGMNARTRVHEYGGGAYTVHRGVVYFSNFVDQRLFRQDPGAPPRPLSPAADMRYADAVIDARRERLVCVREDHTTTASEAVNTLVSLPWNGDDRTGGRILVEGNDFYSSPRLSPDGSRLAWLTWNHPNMPWDGTELWVADLAADGAVARSTRVAGGAAESVFQPEWAPDGTLFFVSDRTGWWNLYRGGDGRNDPVCPMAAEFGVPQWVFGMSQYALRPDGRLICAYRAPGGGGLGVLDPATGRMAPVEMPYRGAENVRCGKRHAVFIAGSPVAFRAVVRLDLDTGRTEVLRRSAESEPDPTYLSQPEAIEFPTEGGHTAYGYYYAPRNPDFAGPADARPPLLVTSHGGPTGAASPTLNLLVQYWTSRGFGYLDVNYGGSTGYGRAYRERLYGQWGVVDVDDCANGARYLVQQDRVDGRRLVIRGGSAGGYTTLCALVFRDAFQAGASHFGIADLEVFRQDTHKFESRYDQHLIGPYPQRRDLYRARSPIHFLDRLARPLILFQGLEDKVVPPNQAEMMFEAVRAKGLPVAYLAYPGEQHGFRRAENIKRTLEAELYFHARVFGFPLADAVDPVRIENLPG
- a CDS encoding glycerophosphodiester phosphodiesterase family protein, with amino-acid sequence MASEGIRGRRWRGGPVVGVAHRGAARYAPENTLPAFRLALDEGAAAVECDVQLTQDGHVVVIHDQIVDRTTDGSGAVASLTLEALRRLDAGRWLGPAFAGTTIPTLDEVLDLVRGRALLQIEIKNAPVFYDGIERRVLDGIRRRGMEEDVLLMSFDHQSVRIARDLSPRSPCGIIYAARLVDAPAAAHAAGADALCLHWTFATEDVVAGAHRAGLRVFVWTVDDEPAARRCLALGVDGITSNDPRLLRRVLPA
- a CDS encoding sugar ABC transporter permease; translated protein: MRSARALVQALVYLVPSFAVFTLFVFYPLVRNAQMSLYETNPFGGLTLFVGTGNYAQLLASPEFLNSLRVTFLFALYTVPAGIAIGLPLALLANRRIRAIGVYRTAYSFTIAVSIAAAALIWEWMLDPNVGILNYLLSVVHGPRIGWLTDPHWALLAIAATTVWKDLGFNVVVLLAALQGVPDELIEAARIDGAGQWAAFRNVVIPAISPALFFIGVVATLGVLQSFGQIHILTQGGPVGSTNVIVYSIYRNAFFNFRFGLAAAQAMVLFALVLILTGLQFTVFERWVTYQ
- a CDS encoding carbohydrate ABC transporter permease, which gives rise to MTPASAASAAARADRVLPRRAAARTLRRAASRIGLDVLMVAVALVVLFPVLFALSTSLKTAAEVDRYPPTLWPHVLSPGNYAEALQQAPLPRFLLNSLIQSGVITLGQLATASLAAFAFSFMQFPGRQVLFFLFLATLMIPGEVTLIPNYLTVRTFGWINTYAGLVTPYLATAFGTFLLRQFFMTIPRELQDAARIDGASRRRFLWTIVLPLARPALATLSIYAFLSAWNQYLWPLLVINSTDMRTAQIGLALLQSQEVVAWSLVMAGVVLILVPTVFLFILGYRHVVRGLTAGAVKG
- a CDS encoding ABC transporter substrate-binding protein — its product is MGRRVTRRTFLKAAGTVALGAAAAGTPVRRAWGQTPTRIVFWHAMGGNLGETVVNAFVNKFNAARKDIQVEAQFQGSYDDLINKLRASLGSSSVPAVSQVYDIGTRFMIDSKAIVPMQTFIDREKFDISQYEPNILSYYRVGTRLYSMPFNTSSAILYYNKDLFKQAGLDPNQPPRTFEEIEAYATKLVQSNATRSGITIAIYGWFFEQLLARQGALYVNNNNGRTAAATAVVYDHEEQGTRILEWWARMVKNGVATNPGRPTAASQRAFAAGQTAMTVDSTATLKSLLTQSGGRFQLGTGYFPKPPAATNGGSIVGGASAWILNGRPPAEQQAAWEFVKFISAPPQQAAWYVGTGYFPIRRDAYREPIARQTLAQYPQFLTAISELRSSPINPATQGALLGVFPEARQKSEDAIEATVLGRKSPQQALADAARDVNQAIAVYNRTMGVS
- a CDS encoding CehA/McbA family metallohydrolase, which gives rise to MTRRPNPFALPGRWYRGMFHCHTTNSDGARSVEDTVSWFADREYDVLAITDHNQLTCAHPPAGGRLLLVPGTEVDAGRSRLGEPYHLVGIGVDAMIDLPHDAASRHGLPVQEVIDRLRRAGAVVFVAHPYWSGLVVDDLLPLQGVAGLEVYNTNTEVDVAKGVSGVHWDDCLCAQKPLVGIANDDTHWRMGDAGRAWTMLRAESLSQAAVVRALAEGAFYASTGAVLENVVFDGEAVTVRVGAPGAREIRFICDLRWGHREAAVGMPLREATFTLRGRERYLRVEVIGPAGERAWTNPLFVGR
- a CDS encoding putative N-acetylmannosamine-6-phosphate 2-epimerase, with amino-acid sequence MSAECLDRLRGRLIVSCQALPDSPLRDPAIIAALARCAVRGGAAGVRIDGPDDVAAVRAAVDVPIIGLYKIRDRAPVYITPTLEEARAVAGAGADIVAVQATTEREGDAGADPLAALIDRIHAECRVPVLADVSTLEEGLAAASRGADAVATTMAGYTPHSRHAAGPDLDLVRALAAAVAVPVVAEGRITTPEDAAAALNAGAWAVVVGRAITMPETITERFVRALDAAQRCAR